GCTTCGGTGTCTCCTCCAGCGCGCGAGTGGCAAAGAGCTCCCGCACCGAGGCGGGGAGTCTTTTCAGCAGGTCGTACTTATGCGCAATGGCGTAGCAATCCTCGACCGTCGTCGAATCGCCCATGGTCGGCCCGGAGGCCAGGGCATCGAGTGCTGCCGGGGGCACGTCGGAGACCAGGATCGAGACCTGCTGCGCTTCCCGCGCGGCCAAGGCCAGTCGCCCGCCCTTCACCGCCGAGAGGTGCTTGCGGACGGCGTTGATCTCGGCGATGGGGGCGCCGCACAGCACCAGCTCGCGATAGGTGGCGACCAGGTCGTCGAGCGTTATCTCGTTGTCAATGGGTTTCTCGATCACCGACGAGCCGCCACCGCTGATCAGATAGAGCACCAGCCAGCGCGCGCTGGCGCCGTGCAGGCTGCGCAGGATGGCACCAGCCGCGCGCAGTGACTCGGTGTTGGGAAGCGGGTGACCGCCGTAAAAGTAGCGGAAGCCGGCGACCTGCGCTCCCGGCGCCTCCGGGCAGGCGACGATCCCGCCCATGCCGCTGCCGATCTGCGCGCTCAGCGCTTCTACCATGGTGTGCGCGGCCTTGCCGAAGGCCACCACGAAGACGCGGTTGTAGGAGCCCAGGTCGTAGAGGTCTTCGCACACGCGCAGCACGCCCCGGCTGTAGTGGACGTGCTGCTCGAATGCCTTGCCGATGCTGCTCTGCTCGAGCGCGTCCACGAAGATCCGGCGCGCGGTGTCGCGCATGTGAGGCGACGGCTCCGAGGCTTCCACGGCTCTGGCTTCGCGTCCCATGTGGGTCTGAGATTATAGTTGCCGCCCGCGGCTCGCGATCGCCGCGGCCCTATCCGGCTGACGGCGGGAGCGCCAACGTCTGCTTCACCCAATCCTCGATGGTGTGACGCACTTCGGCGAGCTTCTTCTCGAAGAAATGTCCGGCCCCGTCAATGAAGACCAGCCTCTTGGGAGGCGCGGCGCGCATGACCACTCCTTCGAGGATCTCCTTCGGGCCGTAAGGATCACGATCCCCGCTGAGAAACAGCTTCGGTTTGGGGCACGCCTGGAG
This DNA window, taken from Terriglobales bacterium, encodes the following:
- a CDS encoding DUF4147 domain-containing protein is translated as MRDTARRIFVDALEQSSIGKAFEQHVHYSRGVLRVCEDLYDLGSYNRVFVVAFGKAAHTMVEALSAQIGSGMGGIVACPEAPGAQVAGFRYFYGGHPLPNTESLRAAGAILRSLHGASARWLVLYLISGGGSSVIEKPIDNEITLDDLVATYRELVLCGAPIAEINAVRKHLSAVKGGRLALAAREAQQVSILVSDVPPAALDALASGPTMGDSTTVEDCYAIAHKYDLLKRLPASVRELFATRALEETPKPGDPLFHRSRWWPILSSATPQKAAAAMAAAGGFAVEVDNRCDDWDYAKAADYLLKRLHDLRKGRAKVCLISGGEVTVKVSGHSGVGGRNQQFTLYCAEKIAGENICVLSAGTDGIDGNSPAAGAVADGSTVQRARAAGIDLSKALKEFDAYTAFEKLGDLVVTGPTGNNVRDLRLLLAY